A single Danio rerio strain Tuebingen ecotype United States chromosome 17, GRCz12tu, whole genome shotgun sequence DNA region contains:
- the acp7 gene encoding acid phosphatase type 7 precursor (The RefSeq protein has 1 substitution compared to this genomic sequence), whose translation MAAAPPPPPPLLLLLLCVCAVFADVPIGTQPEQVHISYPGVQNSMLVTWSSANKTDSVVEYGLWGGKLFSHSATGNSSIFINEGAEYRVMYIHRVLLTDLRPAASYVYHCGSGAGWSELFFFTALNESVFFSPGFALFGDLGNENPQSLSRLQKETQIGTYDVILHIGDFAYDLYEDNGRIGDEFMKQIQSIAAYVPYMTCPGNHEWAFNFSQYRARFSMPGDTEGLWYSWNVGPAHIISFSTEVYFYYLEYGLDLLFRQYEWLRADLQEANRPENRAERPWIITMGHRPMYCSNDDDDDCTHFQSYVRLGRNDTKPPAPGLEELFYQYGVDLELWAHEHTYERLWPVYDYKVFNGSSEEPYVNPKAPVHIITGSAGCREKHDGFIPKPRDWSAFRSTDYGYTRLQLINNTHLYLEQVSDDQYGKVIDQMTLVKEKHGPDAWR comes from the exons ATGGCagcggctcctcctcctcctcctcctcttcttcttcttctcctgtgtgtgtgtgctgtgttcgCTGATGTGCCTATAGGAACTCAGCCTGAGCAGGTGCACATCTCCTATCCAG GTGTGCAGAACTCTATGCTGGTGACCTGGTCGAGCGCTAATAAGACTGACAGTGTGGTTGAATATGGGTTATGGGGAGGAAAACTCTTCAGTCACTCGGCGACGGGAAACAGCAGCATCTTCATTAATGAAGGAGCGGAATACAGAGTCATGTACATCCACCGCGTCCTGCTGACTGATCTGAGACCTGCAGCCTCAtacg tgtatcACTGTGGCAGCGGTGCGGGCTGGAGCGAGCTCTTCTTCTTCACGGCTCTGAATGAGAGTGTGTTCTTCAGCCCCAGGTTTGCTCTGTTTGGAGATCTGGGGAATGAGAACCCGCAGTCTCTGAGCCGCCTGCAGAAGGAGACGCAGATCGGCACGTATGACGTCATTCTGCACatcg GGGATTTCGCTTATGACTTGTATGAG GATAACGGGCGTATCGGTGATGAGTTCATGAAGCAGATTCAGTCCATCGCTGCTTATGTGCCGTACATGACCTGTCCTGGGAACCACGAGTGGGCTTT TAATTTCTCTCAGTACAGGGCCCGCTTCAGTATGCCTGGAGACACCGAGGGCCTGTGGTACAG cTGGAACGTGGGTCCGGCTCACATCATCTCCTTCTCCACTGAGGTCTATTTCTATTATCTGGAATACGGCCTGGATCTGCTCTTCAGACAGTATGAGTGGCTGCGCGCAGATCTACAG GAGGCGAATCGTCCAGAGAATCGAGCTGAGCGTCCGTGGATCATCACGATGGGACACAGACCCATGTACTGCTCTAATGACGATGATGACGACTGCACTCACTTCCAAAGCTAT GTGCGACTCGGACGCAACGACACCAAGCCTCCTGCTCCTGGACTGGAGGAGTTATTCTATCAGTACG gagtgGATCTGGAGCTCTGGGCTCATGAACACACATATGAGAGACTCTGGCCTGTGTATGATTACAAG GTGTTTAACGGGAGCTCTGAAGAGCCGTATGTGAACCCTAAAGCACCAGTGCACATCATCACCGGTTCAGCT gGATGTCGAGAGAAACACGACGGCTTCATCCCGAAACCTCGCGACTGGAGTGCGTTCAGAAGCACAGATTACGGATACACACGTCTGCAGCTGATCAACAACACACACCTGTACCTGGAGCAGGTGTCGGACGACCAG tacGGGAAGGTGATCGATCAGATGACACTGGTGAAAGAGAAACATGGACCAGACGCATGGAGatga
- the LOC141378485 gene encoding KATNB1-like protein 1 has translation MMSSEDEDHRYRVQRSSSATHTKVSQTFSQEACSGARDTSRRRPSLRRVVSFRRKSHHHLHHHHLHHRGAQRRSEEECCSQISEGHGLLLEALQTRRLRLCIALTLWRRSPGELLEFLERLQDTSLLIHCLPALTSSLQQGSAQLTVGFCVDLFPLVGNILQSPFEDFLITALVWVQTVLERWSSVLITDTQSSDHRNTDALKQHLQDLWTLQTHFTSASETAAHIWKAIECHLLQL, from the exons ATGATGTCCAGTGAAGATGAAGACCACAGATACAGGGTTCAGAGATCATCATCAGCCACACACACAAAG GTATCACAGACGTTTTCACAGGAGGCCTGCAGCGGGGCGAGAGACACCAGCAGGAGGAG ACCCAGTCTGCGAAGAGTCGTGTCCTTCAGGAGGAAATcccaccatcatcttcatcatcatcatcttcatcacagaGGAGCCCAGAGGAGGAGTGAGGAGGAGTGCTGCTCACAG ATCAGTGAGGGTCACGGGCTGCTGCTGGAGGCTCTGCAGACTCGCCGGCTGAGGCTCTGTATAGCGCTGACACTCTGGAGGAGAAGCCCAGGAGAACTGCTGGAGTTCCTGGAGAG ACTGCAGGACACCAGTCTGCTCATCCACTGTCTGCCGGCGCTCACCAGCAG TCTGCAGCAGGGCTCCGCTCAGCTCACCGTGGGCTTCTGTGTGGATCTCTTTCCTCTGGTCGGGAATATTCTGCAGAGTCCTTTTGAAga TTTTTTGATCACAGCTTTAGTCTGGGTTCAGACAGTTCTGGAGCGCTGGAGCTCTGTGCTGATCACAGACACACAGTCGTCAGATcacag GAACACTGATGCACTGAAGCAGCATCTGCAGGACCTCTGGACTCTCCAAACACACTTCACATCCGCATCAGAAACAGCAGCACACATCTGGaag GCCATCGAGTGTCATTTACTCCAGCTCTGA
- the emc7a gene encoding ER membrane protein complex subunit 7-like isoform X1 has product MRVPFYVRACVPALLLLFGLHACFSREEEEMLVHEEMRVHVSGRALVPGVRAQDWISSARVLLDGEKHVGFLRDDGSFTVSNVPSGSYVLEISSPTYRFLPVRVDITSAGKMRARVVNYIQTSEVILLPYPLQMRSVGLHRFFTERESWGWTDFILNPMVLMMVLPLLVILLLPRVFNPSDPEMRREMEQSMNMLNSNQELPDVSEIMTKIFTPAKSHGRAVGGASGPRGRAQGQRGGADDQRGGAQGPRGGVPRRR; this is encoded by the exons ATGCGCGTGCCCTTCTATGTGCGCGCCTGCGTGCCCGCGCTTCTGCTGCTGTTCGGGCTGCACGCGTGTTTCTCACGCGAGGAGGAGGAGATGCTCGTTCATGAGGAGATGCGGGTGCATGTGTCTGGTCGCGCGCTGGTCCCGGGTGTGCGAGCACAGGACTGGATCTCATCTGCGCGAGTTCTGCTGGATGGAGAGAAGCACGTGGGGTTCCTCAG GGATGACGGATCTTTCACAGTCAGCAATGTCCCGTCTGGATCATATGTTCTGGAAATCTCCTCACCGACCTACAGATTCCTGCCGGTGCGAGTGGACATCACCTCCGCAGGGAagatgag ggctcGTGTGGTGAACTACATCCAGACGTCAGAGGTGATCCTGCTACCGTACCCGCTGCAGATGCGGAGTGTTGGTCTGCACCGATTCTTCACGGAGCGCGAGAGCTGGGGATGGACAGACTTCATCCTCAACCCCATG GTGCTCATGATGGTTCTTCCTCTCCTCGTCATCCTCCTCCTCCCGAGAGTCTTCAACCCCAGCGATCCAGAGATGAGACgg GAGATGGAGCAGTCCATGAACATGCTGAACTCCAACCAGGAGCTTCCAGACGTCTCTGAGATCATGACCAAGATCTTCACACCGGCCAAAAGTCATGGGAGGGCAGTGGGCGGAGCCAGTGGCCCTAGGGGCAGAGCTCAGGGTCAGAGGGGTGGAGCTGATGACCAGAGAGGTGGAGCTCAGGGTCCGAGAGGCGGAGTTCCGAGGCGTAGATGA
- the emc7a gene encoding ER membrane protein complex subunit 7-like precursor (The RefSeq protein has 5 substitutions, 1 non-frameshifting indel compared to this genomic sequence), which translates to MRVPFYVRACVPALLLLFGLHACFSREEEEEEMLVHEEMRVHVSGRALVPGVRAQDWISSARVLLDGEKHVGFLRDDGSFTVSNVPSGSYVLEISSPTYRFLPVRVDITSAGKMRARVVNYIQTSEVILLPYPLQMRSVGLHRFFTERESWGWTDFILNPMVLMMVLPLLVILLLPRVFNPSDPEMRREMEQSMNMLNSNQELPDVSEIMTKIFTPAKGHGRAVGGANGPRSRAQGQRGGADDQRGGALGLRGGVPRRR; encoded by the exons ATGCGCGTGCCCTTCTATGTGCGCGCCTGCGTGCCCGCGCTTCTGCTGCTGTTCGGGCTGCACGCGTGTTTCTCACGCGAGGAGGAGGAGATGCTCGTTCATGAGGAGATGCGGGTGCATGTGTCTGGTCGCGCGCTGGTCCCGGGTGTGCGAGCACAGGACTGGATCTCATCTGCGCGAGTTCTGCTGGATGGAGAGAAGCACGTGGGGTTCCTCAG GGATGACGGATCTTTCACAGTCAGCAATGTCCCGTCTGGATCATATGTTCTGGAAATCTCCTCACCGACCTACAGATTCCTGCCGGTGCGAGTGGACATCACCTCCGCAGGGAagatgag ggctcGTGTGGTGAACTACATCCAGACGTCAGAGGTGATCCTGCTACCGTACCCGCTGCAGATGCGGAGTGTTGGTCTGCACCGATTCTTCACGGAGCGCGAGAGCTGGGGATGGACAGACTTCATCCTCAACCCCATG GTGCTCATGATGGTTCTTCCTCTCCTCGTCATCCTCCTCCTCCCGAGAGTCTTCAACCCCAGCGATCCAGAGATGAGACgg GAGATGGAGCAGTCCATGAACATGCTGAACTCCAACCAGGAGCTTCCAGACGTCTCTGAGATCATGACCAAGATCTTCACACCGGCCAAAAGTCATGGGAGGGCAGTGGGCGGAGCCAGTGGCCCTAGGGGCAGAGCTCAGGGTCAGAGGGGTGGAGCTGATGACCAGAGAGGTGGAGCTCAGGGTCCGAGAGGCGGAGTTCCGAGGCGTAGATGA
- the emc7a gene encoding ER membrane protein complex subunit 7-like isoform X2, giving the protein MRARVVNYIQTSEVILLPYPLQMRSVGLHRFFTERESWGWTDFILNPMVLMMVLPLLVILLLPRVFNPSDPEMRREMEQSMNMLNSNQELPDVSEIMTKIFTPAKSHGRAVGGASGPRGRAQGQRGGADDQRGGAQGPRGGVPRRR; this is encoded by the exons atgag ggctcGTGTGGTGAACTACATCCAGACGTCAGAGGTGATCCTGCTACCGTACCCGCTGCAGATGCGGAGTGTTGGTCTGCACCGATTCTTCACGGAGCGCGAGAGCTGGGGATGGACAGACTTCATCCTCAACCCCATG GTGCTCATGATGGTTCTTCCTCTCCTCGTCATCCTCCTCCTCCCGAGAGTCTTCAACCCCAGCGATCCAGAGATGAGACgg GAGATGGAGCAGTCCATGAACATGCTGAACTCCAACCAGGAGCTTCCAGACGTCTCTGAGATCATGACCAAGATCTTCACACCGGCCAAAAGTCATGGGAGGGCAGTGGGCGGAGCCAGTGGCCCTAGGGGCAGAGCTCAGGGTCAGAGGGGTGGAGCTGATGACCAGAGAGGTGGAGCTCAGGGTCCGAGAGGCGGAGTTCCGAGGCGTAGATGA